One Rosa chinensis cultivar Old Blush chromosome 5, RchiOBHm-V2, whole genome shotgun sequence genomic region harbors:
- the LOC112164961 gene encoding quinone oxidoreductase PIG3 produces the protein MLRKLGCGGRSSTESSLSSSGPKKELLMRALVATSEGGEDEVLQVQLVPRPVPKAKEVLIKVAYAGVNRADVEETNLGEPTLNELEKAGLKGKYMGVECSGTVCAHGEMSKKDKQTWKIDTKVCAILVGGAYAEYVAAPIGHLLKFTTKIPVELAAAIPQDACTVWSELFMKKRLYEGSAPEEEGEGSRLSSGETVLIHEGCSGIGIFAIQMAKYQGATAFATAGTNAKIAECRRLGADLCINYNKNDFVEVIKDRTKGQGVDVILDCVGCNGLHRNLECLKKGGRLVHICDNGRWMKKIDAYTELSNYKLIDVASLLYRTPEMKTVIVKEVQEKVMPAIENGDVKLVIHNQVFTFEEAAEAHKLKKSNLIGKILLHP, from the exons ATGCTCCGGAAACTCGGATGTGGTGGGAGGTCAAGCACTGAGTCGTCGTTGTCGTCATCTGGCCCAAAGAAGGAGCTGTTGATGCGCGCACTAGTTGCTACAAGTGAAGGTGGCGAAGATGAGGTGCTCCAAGTACAACTTGTGCCCAGACCAGTACCTAAAGCAAAAGAGGTACTGATCAAAGTAGCCTATGCCGGGGTCAACCGAGCGGACGTGGAAGAGACCAACCTCGGTGAGCCAACTCTTAACGAACTTGAGAAGGCCGGACTTAAAGGAAAATATATGGGAGTAGAATGTTCAGGAACAGTATGTGCTCATGGGGAGATGTCCAAAAAAGACAAGCAAACCTGGAAAATAGACACTAAG GTGTGTGCGATTCTTGTCGGTGGTGCCTATGCGGAGTACGTCGCTGCTCCAATAGGACACCTTCTGAAATTCACAACGAAGATTCCTGTCGAGCTAGCTGCTGCTATTCCACAAGATGCTTGCACCGTCTGGTCGGAATTGTTTATGAAGAAAAGGCTATACGAGGGGTCTGCACCGGAGGAGGAGGGAGAGGGGAGTCGGCTATCTTCCGGAGAAACAGTTTTG ATTCATGAAGGCTGCAGCGGAATTGGCATATTTGCGATTCAGATGGCTAAGTACCAGGGAGCAACTGCATTTGCAACAGCAGGTACTAACGCAAAGATAGCTGAATGTAGACGTCTTGGAGCTGACCTATGCATCAACTATAACAAAAATGACTTTGTTGAAGTGATAAAGGACCGGACTAAAGGCCAAG GCGTTGATGTCATATTGGATTGTGTTGGGTGCAATGGTTTGCATAGAAACCTTGAATGCTTGAAGAAAGGTGGGAGACTTGTTCATATTTGTGACAATGGCCGTTGGATGAAAAAAATCGATGCTTATACAGAACTTTCAAATTACAAACTCATTGATG TGGCTTCCTTGTTATACAGAACTCCAGAGATGAAGACCGTCATTGTTAAGGAAGTTCAGGAGAAAGTGATGCCTGCAATTGAGAATGGCGACGTGAAACTTGTGATTCACAACCAGGTTTTTACATTCGAAGAAGCAGCCGAGGCGCACAAACTCAAGAAAAGCAATCTAATCGGAAAAATATTGCTTCACCCTTGA
- the LOC112201432 gene encoding 15.4 kDa class V heat shock protein, which translates to MELPNQNFQLYQYVFPSHLVYPYHLTPENYVHWTETPESHIFSADLPGVRKEEIKVEVEDSIYLIIRTQRLDDGDEESTEARRTFTRKFRLPGTVDIERISAAYEDGVLTITVPRSLRRSFFIEPADMPERLDVLARAA; encoded by the exons ATGGAGCTCCCAAACCAAAACTTCCAGCTTTACCAATATGTCTTCCCCTCTCATCTTGTTTATCCATATCACTTGACCCCAGAAAACTATGTGCACTGGACTGAAACCCCTGAGTCTCACATTTTCTCAGCTGACCTCCCTG GTGTGAGGAAGGAGGAGATAAAAGTGGAAGTGGAGGACTCAATATACCTGATAATCAGAACACAGAGACTTGATGATGGTGATGAGGAGTCCACAGAGGCTAGGAGGACCTTCACGAGGAAGTTTCGGCTTCCGGGTACGGTCGATATCGAAAGAATCTCAGCTGCATATGAAGATGGTGTGTTGACAATCACAGTGCCAAGGTCATTGAGGAGGAGTTTCTTTATTGAACCAGCTGACATGCCTGAAAGGCTTGATGTTCTTGCAAGAGCTGCTTGA
- the LOC112201431 gene encoding zinc finger MYND domain-containing protein 15, with protein MDLHLKNLFDRFQEQFGTGPGLGPGSGTCLMNVEGIAPNFIKSMFKAAAALYRTDPWKRLCPAHLFGVRVGKDTDWSGKKQPFACVQFIGGDGGDIGFHLFRSQNDAKRMTGSRETIQVPNVELLRVTYERDSVMFTSNRKMIKSLSLEVSGNDRFPVVDVARCTSSGTLRFRNATLEELRFVYAFMKAIALVHPLLQVDKEGGPKWSRLLCYEPFIETVDVQWPQEMSNGYDLVAVTISHPPGQAYEEKPSSTATSRSSTPTKYAETSKEETFLDLRVYSNGSLRRCAACEKEIHSDQTLCCGRCRAVIYCSSVCQKQHLKETHKTMCGLYKAMMEREEELAMNIFMFPSAADHPCKWLESLGIHQKGMWRRKCSCYSHCPFGLLPVKGGLWDSWGGLDDEEFPRDSSFHHHMSSPILLSGWSAYYNLRSLPLSSPVADILSHALTVYYILTTLNISSKNLLLKGKEVIVHYIGPEGELDWMPAFAEVGHLLNGLGNIQIVMVGPEVPSNLSGTTSGIGSRVRVNLIRGVYQEEATYLPSPHAIVALNCGLEDYSSWGGALNSIKSMGVPAFFTDQSEISCNDAKQVLRNAGLHITHPVTPNPFRSPVKHQGTSSNLPCYSNGFVLGVNT; from the coding sequence ATGGATTTGCATTTGAAGAACTTGTTTGATAGGTTCCAGGAGCAATTTGGGACCGGTCCGGGGCTTGGTCCCGGATCCGGGACATGCCTTATGAATGTGGAAGGCATTGCTCCAAATTTTATCAAGTCAATGTTTAAAGCTGCAGCAGCTCTGTACAGGACTGATCCGTGGAAAAGATTGTGTCCGGCGCATCTGTTTGGTGTCCGGGTTGGGAAGGATACGGATTGGTCTGGCAAGAAACAGCCTTTCGCCTGTGTTCAGTTCATTGGAGGGGATGGAGGGGATATTGGATTTCACTTGTTTCGGTCGCAGAATGATGCTAAGAGGATGACAGGGTCAAGAGAAACGATTCAGGTTCCAAATGTGGAGCTTCTTAGGGTCACATATGAACGTGACTCGGTGATGTTTACTTCAAATCGGAAAATGATCAAGTCTCTATCGCTGGAAGTTTCGGGGAATGATCGTTTCCCTGTTGTTGATGTTGCCCGCTGCACTTCATCGGGAACTCTTAGGTTCAGGAATGCAACTCTTGAAGAGCTTAGATTTGTGTATGCATTCATGAAGGCCATAGCTCTCGTGCACCCGTTGCTGCAGGTAGACAAAGAAGGCGGTCCAAAGTGGTCGAGGTTATTGTGCTATGAACCATTTATTGAAACAGTTGATGTTCAGTGGCCGCAAGAAATGTCCAATGGTTATGATCTTGTAGCAGTTACAATCTCACACCCACCTGGCCAGGCATATGAGGAAAAGCCTAGTTCAACTGCTACCTCAAGGTCCTCAACCCCAACAAAATATGCAGAAACATCAAAGGAGGAGACTTTTCTTGATTTAAGAGTGTATTCAAATGGCAGCTTAAGGCGGTGTGCAGCATGTGAGAAAGAAATCCACAGTGATCAGACTCTTTGTTGTGGACGGTGTCGTGCTGTGATCTATTGCAGTTCTGTCTGCCAAAAGCAGCACTTGAAGGAAACACATAAGACCATGTGTGGTCTTTACAAGGCAATGATGGAAAGGGAAGAAGAGCTGGCAATGAATATCTTCATGTTTCCGTCTGCTGCAGACCATCCTTGTAAATGGCTTGAATCATTGGGTATCCATCAAAAGGGCATGTGGAGGAGAAAGTGCAGTTGTTATTCTCACTGCCCTTTTGGTCTTCTTCCTGTTAAAGGTGGACTCTGGGATTCTTGGGGAGGTCTTGACGATGAAGAGTTTCCACGCGACTCGTCTTTTCATCATCATATGTCAAGTCCAATCCTCCTCTCCGGTTGGTCAGCGTACTATAATCTTCGGTCACTACCATTGTCAAGCCCGGTTGCTGACATCCTCTCCCACGCATTGACAGTATATTACATATTGACAACGCTCAACATCAGTTCAAAGAACTTACTACTGAAAGGAAAAGAGGTGATTGTTCACTACATAGGGCCAGAGGGAGAGTTGGATTGGATGCCAGCATTTGCCGAAGTTGGTCATTTGCTCAATGGATTGGGCAATATACAAATTGTAATGGTCGGTCCTGAAGTTCCATCAAATTTGTCAGGGACAACTTCAGGAATAGGCAGCAGAGTGAGAGTGAATCTCATCAGGGGTGTTTATCAGGAGGAAGCCACCTACCTCCCTTCACCCCATGCCATTGTCGCACTCAACTGTGGATTGGAGGACTATTCAAGTTGGGGTGGAGCTCTTAATTCAATCAAGTCCATGGGAGTTCCAGCCTTCTTCACAGACCAATCTGAAATCTCTTGTAATGACGCTAAACAGGTTCTGAGAAATGCTGGACTCCATATCACACATCCTGTGACACCAAACCCTTTCCGCTCGCCAGTGAAACATCAGGGGACTTCTAGCAATCTTCCTTGTTACAGCAATGGTTTTGTGCTTGGGGTAAATACATGA
- the LOC112164960 gene encoding polyadenylate-binding protein RBP45B isoform X3 produces the protein MMQPGSGLAPSQMGQQPAQQYGQQPPAAQPYMMMPPPPPAVQAQPMWAPQSHVAPPQPQPSQPTSADEVRTLWIGDLQYWMEETYLFSIFANTGEVVSVKVIRNKQTTQSEGYGFIEFVNRAAAERVLQTYNGTPMPNGGQPFRLNWASAGEKRSDDTPDYTIFVGDLAVDVTDYMLQEIFKARYPSCKGAKVVIDRLTGRTKGYGFVKFGDESEQLRAMTEMNGVVCSSRPMRIGPAANKNAGGNQQYSKASYQSSPGAKNETDPNNTTIFVGNLDANVTDDHLRTVFSQYGELVHVKIPAGKRCGFVQFADRSRAEEALQGLNNSQIGGQNIRLSWGRSPSNKQQVLCFNILTNIRT, from the exons ATGATGCAACCCGGCTCCGGTCTGGCTCCGTCGCAAATGGGCCAGCAGCCGGCCCAGCAGTACGGCCAGCAGCCGCCCGCCGCCCAGCCCTACATGATGATGCCGCCTCCGCCTCCCGCCGTCCAGGCCCAGCCGATGTGGGCCCCGCAGTCGCACGTGGCCCCGCCGCAGCCGCAGCCGTCGCAGCCCACCAGCGCCGACGAGGTCCGCACGCTCTGGATCGGCGACTTGCAGTACTGGATGGAAGAGACCTATCTTTTCAGCATCTTCGCCAACACCGGCGag GTTGTTAGTGTGAAAGTCATCCGGAATAAGCAAACTACTCAATCAGAGGGCTATGGGTTTATTGAGTTTGTTAATCGAGCTGCTGCAGAAAGAGTGCTTCAGACGTACAATGGTACCCCTATGCCAAATGGGGGCCAGCCTTTCAGATTGAACTGGGCATCTGCAGGGGAGAAGCGTTCTGATGATACGCCTGATTATACAATATTTGTGGGCGACTTGGCTGTGGATGTGACAGATTATATGCTACAAGAGATATTTAAGGCTCGCTATCCATCATGCAAGGGAGCCAAGGTTGTTATTGACAGACTTACCGGCCGCACCAAGGGATATGGGTTTGTTAAGTTTGGAGATGAGAGTGAACAGTTGCGTGCAATGACCGAGATGAATGGAGTTGTTTGCTCTTCACGGCCCATGCGAATTGGGCCAGCTGCAAACAAAAATGCTGGGGGTAATCAGCAATATTCGAAAG CTTCATATCAGAGTTCTCCAGGTGCAAAGAATGAGACCGATCCCAATAATACAACT ATATTTGTTGGAAATCTGGATGCTAACGTTACCGATGATCATTTGAGAACAGTTTTTAGCCAGTATGGTGAGCTAGTTCATGTTAAGATACCAGCAGGCAAGCGATGTGGGTTTGTTCAGTTCGCAGACAG GAGCCGTGCTGAAGAGGCTTTGCAAGGATTAAACAATTCTCAGATTGGTGGACAGAATATCCGACTTTCTTGGGGCCGCAGTCCTTCAAACAAGCAGCAGGTGCTTTGCTTTAACATATTAACT
- the LOC112164960 gene encoding polyadenylate-binding protein RBP45 isoform X1 — translation MMQPGSGLAPSQMGQQPAQQYGQQPPAAQPYMMMPPPPPAVQAQPMWAPQSHVAPPQPQPSQPTSADEVRTLWIGDLQYWMEETYLFSIFANTGEVVSVKVIRNKQTTQSEGYGFIEFVNRAAAERVLQTYNGTPMPNGGQPFRLNWASAGEKRSDDTPDYTIFVGDLAVDVTDYMLQEIFKARYPSCKGAKVVIDRLTGRTKGYGFVKFGDESEQLRAMTEMNGVVCSSRPMRIGPAANKNAGGNQQYSKASYQSSPGAKNETDPNNTTIFVGNLDANVTDDHLRTVFSQYGELVHVKIPAGKRCGFVQFADRSRAEEALQGLNNSQIGGQNIRLSWGRSPSNKQQAQADPNQWNTGYYGYAPTPEGYGYAQVSQDPNMYYGGYPAGYGNYQQSQQQQQQQVGYS, via the exons ATGATGCAACCCGGCTCCGGTCTGGCTCCGTCGCAAATGGGCCAGCAGCCGGCCCAGCAGTACGGCCAGCAGCCGCCCGCCGCCCAGCCCTACATGATGATGCCGCCTCCGCCTCCCGCCGTCCAGGCCCAGCCGATGTGGGCCCCGCAGTCGCACGTGGCCCCGCCGCAGCCGCAGCCGTCGCAGCCCACCAGCGCCGACGAGGTCCGCACGCTCTGGATCGGCGACTTGCAGTACTGGATGGAAGAGACCTATCTTTTCAGCATCTTCGCCAACACCGGCGag GTTGTTAGTGTGAAAGTCATCCGGAATAAGCAAACTACTCAATCAGAGGGCTATGGGTTTATTGAGTTTGTTAATCGAGCTGCTGCAGAAAGAGTGCTTCAGACGTACAATGGTACCCCTATGCCAAATGGGGGCCAGCCTTTCAGATTGAACTGGGCATCTGCAGGGGAGAAGCGTTCTGATGATACGCCTGATTATACAATATTTGTGGGCGACTTGGCTGTGGATGTGACAGATTATATGCTACAAGAGATATTTAAGGCTCGCTATCCATCATGCAAGGGAGCCAAGGTTGTTATTGACAGACTTACCGGCCGCACCAAGGGATATGGGTTTGTTAAGTTTGGAGATGAGAGTGAACAGTTGCGTGCAATGACCGAGATGAATGGAGTTGTTTGCTCTTCACGGCCCATGCGAATTGGGCCAGCTGCAAACAAAAATGCTGGGGGTAATCAGCAATATTCGAAAG CTTCATATCAGAGTTCTCCAGGTGCAAAGAATGAGACCGATCCCAATAATACAACT ATATTTGTTGGAAATCTGGATGCTAACGTTACCGATGATCATTTGAGAACAGTTTTTAGCCAGTATGGTGAGCTAGTTCATGTTAAGATACCAGCAGGCAAGCGATGTGGGTTTGTTCAGTTCGCAGACAG GAGCCGTGCTGAAGAGGCTTTGCAAGGATTAAACAATTCTCAGATTGGTGGACAGAATATCCGACTTTCTTGGGGCCGCAGTCCTTCAAACAAGCAGCAG GCTCAGGCAGATCCTAACCAATGGAATACTGGCTATTATGGATATGCACCAACCCCCGAGGGATATGGATATGCCCAAGTATCCCAAGACCCTAACATGTACTATGGAGGGTATCCTGCTGGATATGGCAATTACCAGCAGTCACAgcagcaacagcagcagcaaGTGGGTTATAGTTGA